From the Hevea brasiliensis isolate MT/VB/25A 57/8 chromosome 15, ASM3005281v1, whole genome shotgun sequence genome, one window contains:
- the LOC110641059 gene encoding histone-lysine N-methyltransferase family member SUVH9-like, with protein MGSFVPFQDLNLSQSPSAPSINIAAISPPPLLIPRIDPKLKPLDILVVTPQPEEPQDSLFPDFTPNIFSNSEHTPHWQSSRFSFSEEKDAYSEYHIISELIRNEFTERLEEKHDDISVLDPDSRAIVPGNENNSISSVVVTRPPRRYPKRSSELVRWANLGIEDQRYFRDSVRRTRMLYDALRIFFVLEEEKRRGNSLNLRARGDVLASSEMRAHGLWLNRDKRIVGPLPGVEVGDVFFSRMELCMIGLHGKTQAGIDYLLASQSLNGQPIATSIIVSGGYEDNEDSGDMLIYTGHGGQDKFSRQCMQQKLEGGNLALERSMRYGIEVRVIRGFKYARSFHKIYVYDGLYKIHDCWFDVGRSGFGVYKYKLLRIEGQPEMGSSILRFAQSLRTSPLSARPRGYLSLDISNKKENMPVMLFNDIDNHHDPLCYEYLVRTVFPSFAFNHVSNGTGCECVSGCICSRKNGGEFAYDQNGFLLRGKPIVFECGAFCRCPLSCRNRVTQKGLKNRLEIFRSREKGWGVRSLDLIRAGVFICEYAGVVLTREQAEVFTMNGDNLIYPSRFSQKWVEWGNLSKIYPGYVCPSYPSIPPLDFALDVSRMRNVASYVSHSSTPNVLVQFVLYDHNNLMFPHLMLFAMENIPPLRKLSLDYGVVDE; from the coding sequence ATGGGGTCTTTTGTCCCATTTCAAGACCTGAACCTCTCTCAATCTCCATCTGCGCCGTCCATCAACATCGCCGCCATTTCCCCGCCTCCTCTTTTAATCCCAAGGATTGATCCTAAACTTAAGCCGCTTGACATTCTTGTTGTGACACCTCAGCCCGAAGAACCTCAGGACTCTTTGTTTCCCGATTTTACCCCTAACATTTTCTCTAATTCCGAACATACCCCTCACTGGCAATCCTCCAGATTCTCCTTCTCTGAAGAAAAGGATGCCTACTCCGAATATCATATAATCTCCGAGCTCATTCGCAATGAATTCACCGAACGCTTGGAGGAAAAGCACGACGACATTTCAGTGTTAGACCCGGATTCTCGCGCGATCGTCCCTGGCAATGAAAACAATAGCATCTCCTCGGTTGTCGTCACCCGACCTCCTCGTCGATACCCGAAGCGCTCTTCTGAGCTTGTCCGCTGGGCAAACCTTGGAATCGAGGACCAACGGTATTTCCGGGACTCCGTTCGTCGAACCCGTATGCTATATGATGCCCTCCGCATATTCTTCGTATTGGAGGAAGAGAAACGCCGTGGCAACAGCCTCAACCTCCGGGCCCGAGGCGATGTCCTGGCCTCCTCTGAGATGCGTGCCCACGGGCTCTGGCTCAACCGTGATAAACGGATTGTGGGGCCCCTCCCTGGAGTTGAAGTTGGGGATGTATTCTTTTCCCGGATGGAATTGTGTATGATTGGATTGCATGGAAAAACCCAAGCAGGTATTGATTACCTTCTGGCAAGCCAGAGCTTGAATGGGCAACCCATTGCAACAAGCATAATTGTTTCAGGTGGCTATGAGGACAATGAGGATTCCGGAGACATGTTAATCTACACGGGGCACGGTGGACAGGATAAGTTTTCGAGGCAATGTATGCAACAGAAGCTCGAAGGAGGGAATTTAGCATTGGAGAGGAGTATGCGTTATGGGATTGAGGTAAGAGTGATTAGAGGTTTTAAATATGCAAGGAGTTTTCATAAGATTTACGTTTATGATGGTTTGTATAAAATTCATGATTGTTGGTTTGATGTGGGGAGATCTGGGTTTGGCGTTTACAAGTATAAGCTGTTGAGGATTGAAGGGCAACCGGAAATGGGTAGTTCCATTTTGAGGTTTGCACAGAGTTTGAGGACCAGTCCTTTGAGTGCGAGGCCTAGGGGTTATCTTAGTCTTGATATTTCCAATAAGAAGGAGAATATGCCAGTGATGTTGTTTAATGATATTGATAATCATCATGATCCTCTGTGTTATGAGTATCTGGTGAGGACAGTGTTTCCATCCTTTGCATTTAATCATGTAAGTAACGGGACAGGGTGTGAGTGTGTTTCAGGTTGTATTTGCTCGAGGAAGAATGGGGGAGAGTTTGCTTATGATCAGAATGGTTTCTTGTTGAGAGGGAAACCGATAGTATTTGAATGTGGAGCTTTTTGTAGGTGCCCACTAAGTTGCCGGAACCGGGTAACTCAAAAGGGGTTGAAAAATAGACTGGAGATCTTTAGGTCAAGGGAGAAAGGTTGGGGAGTTAGGTCATTGGATTTGATACGTGCTGGTGTATTTATATGTGAATATGCAGGGGTTGTTCTTACAAGAGAGCAAGCTGAGGTTTTCACAATGAATGGCGATAATTTGATTTATCCAAGTAGATTTTCTCAAAAGTGGGTTGAATGGGGGAATTTATCTAAGATATATCCTGGTTATGTGTGTCCATCTTATCCATCTATTCCACCTTTGGATTTTGCATTGGATGTGTCGAGAATGAGGAATGTTGCTTCTTATGTGAGCCACAGTTCAACTCCAAATGTGCTGGTGCAGTTTGTATTGTATGATCACAATAATTTGATGTTCCCTCACCTCATGCTCTTTGCAATGGAGAACATTCCTCCTTTGAGGAAGCTTAGCCTTGATTATGGTGTGGTTGATGAGTGA